A genome region from Carya illinoinensis cultivar Pawnee chromosome 2, C.illinoinensisPawnee_v1, whole genome shotgun sequence includes the following:
- the LOC122299395 gene encoding uncharacterized protein At5g41620-like, protein MEGKEKGAKREAKKQGLMVKKLKRRMLVGKRGGPCTPPPTWRLELSSHENDDTCTSNIQEFLTFPNNTATVSARKLGANLWDWEIQPHQHVPLRLAKLSKGVARPRHHHHRHKGFEVSQHLVDPPDSPPYSPASATRLRRHVAASPVRQHRSLQRNHCALQPLSSASYGSSLEVACYSPAVTPTSSLDLKARMVESSYGLKTSTPLLKVLNRIWSLEEEKISNISLVKALKTELCRSQARIRELLEEKQSDRHEMDDLMNQVTEDNLVRKNKEQDRIKAAVGSIRNELEGEKKLRKHSESLHRKLTRELSELKSSFSNALKELERERNGRLLLENLCDEFAEGIRDYDQEVRSLKHKTDKDGVGRENTDRLILHISEAWLDERMQMKLVEAQNDLAEKNTILDKLGFDIETFLQAKQSTESRKNSNLSPQELKNVGRLSRESFPLNETVSAPQSAADENSSTNGDSCCFELNKSTGGKRSKGSSKQKDNNAAESDHKEILKSSSLRKKVGLWEINEVCNSSCLHGQFEEHKMKAMPCNGSRSQLAVRQQGEMRGEQDVINYLEKSVTRGATQEDLQEGCSRRVGTSGLKSSHVLNNSIRSHSLSLEGQSNCREDSWFQSVLTDNATPAQQWMSKLMTPDPGKCESSLRWTQGLKENTLMAKLLEARLEGQHSRLKSSRGSF, encoded by the exons ATGGAAGGCAAAGAAAAAGGTGCGAAGAGAGAAGCCAAAAAGCAGGGATTGATGGTGAAAAAGTTGAAACGCCGTATGTtggtagggaaaagaggaggcCCTTGTACTCCACCACCCACATGGAGGCTTGAGCTTTCATCTCACGAGAATGATGACACCTGTACTAGTAACATACAAGAATTCCTCACCTTTCCCAATAACACTGCAACAGTCTCAGCCAGAAAGCTCGGTGCAAACCTCTGGGACTGGGAGATACAGCCCCATCAACACGTCCCACTCAGGCTTGCTAAACTGAGTAAGGGTGTTGCTAGGCCCCGTCACCACCACCACAGGCACAAGGGGTTTGAGGTTTCCCAACACTTGGTTGACCCTCCTGATAGCCCCCCTTACTCG CCAGCTAGTGCAACTCGGTTGAGGAGGCATGTTGCAGCTTCTCCTGTACGACAGCATCGATCACTTCAAAGGAACCATTGTGCCCTGCAGCCTTTATCTTCTGCAAGTTATGGTAGCTCGTTGGAG GTGGCATGTTATAGCCCTGCTGTCACTCCCACAAGTTCTTTGGACTTGAAGGCTAGAATGGTTGAATCAAGTTACGGCCTTAAAACATCCACACCGTTACTGAAGGTGCTCAATCGGATCTGGAgtcttgaagaagaaaaaatatccAATATATCGTTGGTAAAAGCATTGAAAACGGAACTATGTCGCTCGCAGGCTAGAATTAGAGAATTGCTAGAAGAGAAGCAATCAGATAGGCATGAAATGGATGACCTGATGAATCAAGTTACTGAGGATAACCTTGTTAGGAAGAATAAGGAGCAAGATCGAATTAAAGCTGCAGTGGGATCTATCAGGAATGAGCTAGAAGGTGAGAAGAAGTTAAGAAAGCACTCAGAAAGCCTGCACCGAAAGCTAACTCGAGAGCTTTCTGAATTGAAATCATCTTTTTCAAATGCTTTGAAAGAActtgaaagagagagaaatggacGGCTTCTCTTGGAAAACTTGTGTGACGAGTTTGCTGAAGGAATAAGAGATTATGACCAAGAAGTCCGGTCTTTAAAGCACAAGACTGACAAGGATGGGGTTGGTAGGGAAAACACTGACAGGTTAATTCTCCATATTTCAGAAGCATGGCTTGATGAACGGATGCAAATGAAATTGGTGGAAGCTCAAAATGATCTTGCAGAAAAGAATACAATCCTGGACAAGTTAGGGTTTGATATAGAAACTTTTCTTCAAGCTAAACAGTCCACTGAATCAAGGAAAAATAGTAACTTGTCACCCCAGGAGCTAAAGAATGTGGGTCGGCTTTCGCGAGAATCCTTTCCTTTGAATGAGACTGTTAGTGCACCTCAAAGTGCAGCTGATGAAAATTCCTCTACGAATGGTGATTCATGTTGCTTTGAACTAAACAAGAGTACTGGTGGGAAACGAAGCAAAGGCAGCTCCAAACAGAAGGATAATAATGCTGCAGAGAGCGATCACAAAGAGATTTTGAAATCAAGTTCGCTTAGAAAAAAGGTAGGATTATGGGAAATCAATGAAGTCTGTAACTCATCTTGTTTGCACGGTCAGTTTGAAGAACATAAGATGAAGGCCATGCCATGTAATGGTAGCAGGAGCCAGTTAGCAGTGAGGCAACAGGGTGAGATGCGAGGAGAGCAagatgttataaactatcttgagaAATCTGTAACGCGTGGGGCTACACAGGAAGATCTACAAGAAGGATGCAGCAGACGAGTTGGAACCAGTGGACTGAAGTCAAGTCATGTGCTTAATAACTCGATTCGAAGTCATTCCTTGTCATTGGAAGGTCAAAGTAATTGCAGAGAAGATTCTTGGTTTCAGTCTGTATTAACAGATAATGCAACTCCAGCACAACAATGGATGTCAAAATTAATGACTCCAGATCCTGGAAAATGTGAATCTTCTCTGAGATGGACGCAGGGCTTGAAGGAGAATACATTGATGGCAAAACTACTTGAAGCAAGGTTAGAGGGACAGCACTCTCGCTTAAAATCTTCCAGAGGTTCATTTTAA